GTGCCTTGACCATTTGATCTTGCACTGGTATTTGCTACAATAAGAACTTAAAAAAGGAAAAGAGGGGACTCCGTAGTGGATGTCCATTCGTAAGGAACATCTATATTCTGTTCATTGCCTGTCATAAAATGGAAATAAGTGAATGAAAACATTAAAAATTTCCCGGGGGTTTAACCTGAATGTGGCTGAGCAGCCCGATCTGAACTGTGTTCACCTGGACCTGCCGTCCAGTTTAGGGTGCTGTGCCGGGGACATACCACATATCCGGCCAAAATTGCTGGTTAAAGAGGGCCAGCGCGTTAAAACCGGCGAAACTTTATTCACGGATAAGCGAGATACAACCATACAATATGTCTCGCCTGGAACCGGCCTGGTGGAAAAGATTATTTACGGAGACCGGCGCCGCCTGATGGAGGTGGTCATCGCACCTGAGTCCGGAGATGAGTATATTGAATATGATCCGGTTGATTTGGACGGGATTACCGAAATGCCCTTGGATTTCCTTGTGGCGCACCTGAAAAAAGGCGGCCTGTGGCAGGGACTTCGCCAGTTTCCGGCTCTGGATTTCGCCGATCCGGATCATTCCCCGTCCATGATTATTGTGGCCATGGATGGAAATGACCTTTTTTCGCCGCGTCCCGATATCATTCTTAAAGATAACATTAGTGCCTTTGAAGCGGGTATGGTAATTCTGCGCAGATTTTCAACTCGCCTTGAAGTGGTCTGCCGGGAAAGCAGCCTGGAAAGCATCTTGAAACAAGGAAGCTTAGTGGCGGACCAGATTACCCATGCCGCTCCGGACATTTATCCTGCCTGGCACCCTGGTGCGGTGCTTTATCAGATTAAGCAAGAGCCGTCAGAGAACAGCGCCTGGTGTATCCGTCTGGAGCATCTGGTAATGATGGGCCGTTTTTTGCTCACCGGTCGGTACCCGGTTCAGAAAGTCGTCACCGTTACCCGGCCCGGGGAGCCGCAGCCGCATATGCGGGGCCGTCAGGGCATGCCCCTGTATTCTCTGGTCGAAAGTATGCTTGAAAACAGTATTGTCACCTCAGGCCGGTTTAACGGCCGGATTTTGGACAAGGATGCCCATATCGGTTTTTTTGAAAATACGGTTAATATAATTGAAGCCGGGCCGGAGGAGGAGATGTTCGGTTTTGTCCGTCCCGGCCTTAACAAGCCCACAGTCTCGTCTACATTTCTGTTTTCCCTGTTCAAGCGACCGGCAAAAATGGACTGCACCCTGCACGGTGAAGCCCGGGCCTGTATCAATTGCTCCTATTGTGAGCGGATTTGCCCCAATGAACTTATGCCCTCCTTTATCATGAAGGCGCTGAATGCAGGAGAACTTGAAGAAGCCCTGGCGCTTGGACTCATGGACTGCTGCAAATGCGGGCTGTGTTCCTTTGCCTGCCCTTCCAAAATTGAATTGACCCAAATACTTTCGGACGCCATGGACGCCTATTACAAGGACAAATAATGAAAAATCCTTTAAAAAAGTTTTTTGATGATACAAAGCCCTTGTTTACCGGAGACGGGAAGTATAAAAAATATGAGCCTGTCTGGGATGCCACCAAAACATTTTTTTTTCTGCCCTCGGAGAAGGTCCGTGCCATGCCCTTTGTCCGGGATCACCTGGATCTGAAACGATATATGAGCATCGTGATTCTGGCGCTTTTACCGGTAACCTTTTTCGGAATATATAACACCGGTTACCAGGCCGGCATCGGGGCCGGCGAATCCTGGCCCGCGATCCAATGCCTTTTTGTCGGTGCCTGGTATGTGCTGCCCATTATTATCGTCTCCTATGCGGTGGGGTTTGCCTGGGAGTTCCTTTTTGCGGTGATGCGGGGCCATAAGATATCCGAAGGGCTTCTTGTCACGGGATTGCTTTTTCCCTTAACCCTGCCGCCAACCATTCCTTTATGGCAGGTGGCACTTGGTATCTCTTTCGGGGTGGTCATCGGCAAGGAGGTCTTTGGCGGAACGGGCCGCAATATCCTTAACCCGGCATTGACCGGACGCGCCTTCCTGTTTTTCTCCTATCCAGTCTCAATGTCCGGAGATGTCTGGGTGGCGGGGAAAAATTTGGTGGACGGCGTGACTGGGGCCACAGCCCTTTCCGTGACAGGTACCGGGGGGCAGCCTATCACGGCAGCCCTTTCCAATGCCGGTTATTCTCTGGGGCAGCTTTTCACAGGATTGGTGCCGGGCAGTGTGGGCGAAACTTCGGCGCTCTGTTGCCTGATCGGTGCCGCCATTCTCATGGTGACCCGTATTGCCAATTACAGAATTGTTATCGGCGGCATTGCCGGGCTTGTTATTACAAGTTTAATTGTCTACCTGATCCCCGGGGGGCAGAATACCTGGTCCAATGCAGGCCCTTTTTACCATTTGTGTGCCGGCGGATTTTTGTTCGGCATCATCTTTATGGCCACGGATCCGGTGTCCGCGCCGGGCACCAATCCGGGCCGCTGGATTTTCGGGGCAGCCATTGGTTTTTTAACCGTGATTCTCAGGGTGGGAAACCCCGCGTTCATGGAAGGGGTGATGCTGGCGATATTGTTCATGAACGTGTTTGCGCCTTTGCTGGATCACTTGGTACTCAAGTATAAATCATCAAAGAGGATTCCCAATGTTTGAGAAAAACTCAAAAGCCCATGTCATCCTTTTTGCTCTTGTCCTGTCTGTATTGTGTAGTCTTTTGATCACTGCGGCAGCAACGGGTCTTAAAAGCAAGCAGCAGGAGAACATGGCCCTGGACAAAAAAGTGAACCTGCTGCGGGCCGCAGGTCTTGTGGATGTGGGCCAAAAGCCTGGGAAAGAGAAAATCAACGCCCTTTATGACCAGCGCATTGAAGAGGTGGTTGTGGACTCCCAGGGAAAAATTATGGAAACAGAAAACCCCGAAGGCATGCATCTGTATTTCATCCATGGGAAGGGCACTGGTAAAAGCCATGACTTAAAGGACATTTCCGGTTATATCGTGCCCATCAATACCCGGGGACTGTGGGGGAAAATTCAAGGGTATCTGGCCTTTGAAAATGACGGCCAGACCGTATCAGGTTTTTCCGTGTTCAGCCACTCTGAAACCCCGGGGCTTGGCGGAGAGATCGAAAGTGCCTGGTTCCAGAAGAATTTTAAAGGCAAAAAGATCCTTAATTCCCAGGATAAATTTGTCTCCATCGGCATTGCCAAGGGAAAGGCCGGTGATCTGCCCAAAGATGAGCAGGAGAATTTTGTGGACGGCATCTCCGGGGCCACCCTGACAGGCAGGTATCTATCTGAAGGTATTAAAAATACCCTGATGAAGTATGAGGGGGTATCTGTTACTTTCCGGCAGAAACAATTAAAAGCGAAAGCTGGTGACTCAGCCCATGAATAGAACCCACAAAAGGTGAACTATGAAGCTTAAATCCAAAAGTGAATACCAGGAGATCTTGATCAAGGGCATGTGGAGCCAGAACCCTGTGGCCTACCAGGTACTGGGTATCTGTTCGGCTTTGGCCGTAACCGTGAAGATGTCCACGGCCGTTGTAATGGCCCTGGCCCTAACGGTTGTAACGGCCTGTTCGTCCATGATCATCTCCTCCATGAGAAAAATCATTCCATCCAATATACGGATCATTGTAGAATTGGCGATTATTTCCACCCTGGTGATTGTTACCGACCAGGTCCTCAAAGCCTATTTTTATGACATCTCCAAACAGCTTTCCATTTTTGTGGGGCTTATTATCACCAACTGCATTGTTTTGGGCCGTGCCGAAGCCTTTGCCCTGGCCAATGATCCCATTGACTCTTTTGTGGATGGTATCGCCAACGGTTTGGGCTATGGTTTGATCCTTGTGGTGGTGGCCTTTATCCGGGAGCTATTAGGATCCGGGAAATTTTTAGGATTTCAGGTGGTCCCCGGCTTTGTATATGACCTTGGTTTCCAGAATATGGGGTTGATGGTGCTGGCCCCAGGGGCCTTTTTTGTCATCGGCCTTCTGGTGTGGCTGAAAAATTCTTTGCCCGGCATATCAAGCCAAAAAAAATAAGGAGCCGTCATGGGTGACCTGTTCAGTCTATTTATTAATTCCGTTTTCATCGGCAACATCCTTTTGGCCTATTTTCTTGGAATGTGTTCGTTTATTGCTGTTTCCAAAAATGTGGATACGGCCGCAGGGTTGGGGTTTGCCGTTATTTTTGTGTTGTCTGTGACAAGTCCGGTTAACTGGATCATCTATCACGGATTTCTGGCACCGGGTGCGTTGTCCTGGCTAGGTTTTCCTGACCTTGACTTAAGCTTTTTAAAGTTCATTACCTTTATTGCCGTGATTGCCGCCCTGGTCCAGGCCGTGGAGATGGTCATTGACCGGTATTCGCCCGAGCTTTACGCAACGCTGGGCGTATTTTTACCACTGATTGCCGTAAACTGCGCTATTTTGGGTACCAGTCTTTTCATGGTGGAGAGAAACTACACCTTTATTGAGTCCATTGTCTTTGGCGCAGGTTCCGGCACCGGCTGGATGCTGGCCATTGTCACCATGGCGGCTATCCGAAAAAAGGCCCGGTATTCGGATGTGCCTGACGGTTTGCAAGGATTCGGGTTTACGATGATTATTGCCGGATTGATGGCCATGACGTTTATGATGTTTTCAGGCATTACCTTATAAGGAGGCTTGTGTTTGAACGGTTCGTTAGAAGGGCGTATGCCCACAAAGTCACCCATCTGCGCCTTGCATATGGGCAACTTTTTGTCCAAACACCGGACCCTGTTAGGAACGGATTAAGGAGACATTGAATTGATTTATTTAATCAGTATTATCGTGTTTACCGTTGTTATCGGTATTCTGGTTATGGTGCTCTTGTTTGTGGAAGCAAAAGTGACCACAAAGGGAGAGCATATGGTGACCATCAACGGCAAGGCCGATGAGGCTTTGAAGATTTCGGGCAATCCCACGCTGTTGTCTGCTTTGTCGAGTGAAGAAATTTTTCTGCCTTCTGCCTGCGGGGGCTCCGGATCATGCGGGATGTGCCGGTGTAAGGTCCTTGAGGGCGGCGGCAGTGTGCTGCCCACAGAGCTGTCCCATTTAAGCCGGAAGGAAAAGACGGAAGGCGTTCGCCTCTCCTGTCAGCTCAAAGTTAAGGAAGACCTTTCCATTGAGGTGCCTGAATCCATTTTCGGCATTAAAAAGGTAGACGCCGAAGTCGTATCCAATCAAAATGTTGCCACGTTTATTAAAGAGTTAGTGTTGCGTCCCTCCGAACCCTTTGATTTCAAAGCAGGCGCCTATATCCAGATTGACGTGCCCGAATATGAACTTGATTTTAAAGATTTTCATATCGCCAGCAAGTATGTCAGCGAATGGAAAAAGTATAATCTTTTAGACCTGACGTCCAAAGGGATAAAACCGGGATTCAGGGCTTATTCTCTTGCCAATCCGCCCCATGACAAAGATATTCTTATGCTCAATGTCCGTATTGCAACGCCGCCGCCGGGCACCGAAGGTATTCCCCCGGGATTTGGTTCCTCCTATGTGTTCGGACTTGAACCCGGTGACAAGGTGATGGTGTCAGGGCCTTACGGGGACTTTATGGCAAGGGATACGGACCGGGAGATGTGCTTTATCGGCGGCGGTGCCGGTATGGCGCCTTTGCGTTCCCATATTCTACACCAACTGGACGGGATCAATTCCGGCCGTAAGATCTCCTTTTGGTACGGTGCCAGATCCATCAAAGAGATGTTTTACGACGAAGATTTTAAAGAACTTGTGGAAAAATATCCTAATTTTTCATACCATGTGGCCTTGTCCGCACCCGATCCGGAAGACAACTGGACCGGCCGGACCGGGTTTATCAACTCCTATCTTGTGGAGACATACTTAAGCACCCACGAAGATCCGGCTGAGATTGAGTATTACCTGTGCGGTCCGCCGCCCATGATTGATTCGGTTATTGACAGCCTTTACGAGATGGGTGTGGAAGATGATATGATATTTTATGACAAGTTTTAAAGGGTATTAATGCAAACCTCGTTTTTAGGGAAAGCACTGTGCACACCTTTGGTATTGGCCTCGGGTGTGCTCGGTAACAACAAAGCTATTTTAGAAAGGATTTGGGAAAACGGCTGCGGACTTCCCACCATGAAGTCCATTGGGCCCGCTCCCCGGGAGGGCCATAAAAATCCAACGGTCATTGATCTTGGTAACGGCATGATCAATGCCGTGGGCCTGCCTTCCCCGGGTTATCTGAACATGGAAGAGGAGTGGCAGGAGCTTTCAGAGCGGGCCTTTCCCGTAAACGCCAGCATCTACGGCGGATCCGTGGATGAATTTGTCCGGGTGGCGGAGTTTGTTTCCGCCAAGGGACCGGATTTTATTGAATTGAATATCTCCTGCCCCAATTCAGATCAGCACGGCATGATTTTCGGGGTAAATGCCAAGTCTTCCCATGATGTTGTGGCCGCGGTAAAAAAAGTGATTGATGTGCCTTTGATTGCCAAACTGACACCGGCTGCCCCGGATATCGCAGCCATTGCAAAGGCGTGTGAGGATGCCGGTGCCGACGCCATCTGCGCCATTAATACGGCCGGGCCGGGCATGGTGATTGACATTGAGTCTCGGCAGCCTGTGCTTGCCTTTAAAAAAGGGGGGCTTTCCGGCCCCATGATCAAGCCCATTGCCGTGCGGTGTGTGTACGATATTTTTCGGTCTGTCTCCATTCCCATCATTGGTCTGGGCGGTATCAGTACAGGAAAAGATGCCTTGGAGATCATCATGGCAGGGGCGACGCTTGTGGGAATCGGCACGGCCGTAAGATACCGGGGGATCACCGTGTTTGATAAGGTAAATAAAGAGATCGACCAATGGCTGGCAGCCCACGACACCACCATGGAAGAGATCCGGGGTGCAGCCCACAGGGAGGCCCTATGATTACGCAGTTGCTGCCCGCTATGGTTGAAGTGGCGGACAAGGAAGTTCACAGCCCTGAGTTTGCCACCCTTTATATTGATGAATCCATTGACTTTAAACCGGGCCAGTTTGTCATGGTGTGGATTCCCGGCGTGGATGAAAAACCCTATACCATTTCCCATTACAGTCCGAACCGCTTCGGTATTACGGTGGAAGCCAAGGGGCTTTTTTCTAAAAAAGCCGTTTCCCTTGGGCCTGGTGATAAAATTGGTATTCGTGGACCCTTTGGCAACGGATTTAATATGGGAATCGGTCATAAGCGGGTTGCCGTTGTGGCCGGCGGCTGCGGCATGGCGCCCCTTGCACCCCTTGTGGAGGCTTTTCAAATTGATGACGGGCCTGAGGTGGTGTTGATCCAGGGTGCCCGGTCCAAATCTTTTCTGCTCTATCCGGACCGGTTTGCGGCAAAGGCCGAAATCTGTACGGATGACGGATCAAAAGGATATAAAGGGTTTGTCACGGATATTCTGGAACAAAAAATAAACGAACTGTCGAATGTTTCTACCCCCGTTTTTGATATGGTCTATGCCTGCGGCCCGGAAATCATGATGGCCAAGGTGTTTGAGATTTGTGAGGCCCACGGCATCCCCTGCCAGGTTTCCCTGGAACGGTACATGAGATGCGGGTTCGGGGTATGCGGGGCATGTGTCTGTGGTCATGCCGTGGTGTGCAAAGATGGGCCGGTATTTGGCTCAAAGATGTTGAGAACCATGGCTGATTTTAATACCCGGGCGCTGTTGAAAACTGGAAAGCCGGTGCCGCTGAATGAATATGCCACCTGGCGCTGCCAGTAGTGGTGTTTGAACGCAAAGTCACCCACCTGCGGCGTTGCAGAAAAATTTGCATCTGGGCAACTTTACGTCCAAACACAGGTTCTCGCTCAATATATATTTAAGGATGATAGATGAATTATAAAGAGGAATTTATAGAATTTCTGGTAGAGTGCAATGCTCTGAAGTTCGGTGAGTTTGAGCTGAAAAGCGGTCGCATTGCGCCCTATTTTATCAATACCGGTATGTTTGACACCGGATCAAAGATTCAAAAGCTGGGCACCTATTATGCGAAAGCCATTAACGCCCATTTTAAAGAAGATTTTCACGGCATTTACGGACCTGCCTACAAAGGCATTCCTCTGTGCATCACGGCAGCCTGTGCCCTGGCCGACATGGGCATTGACAAAGGATATGTGTTCAACCGCAAGGAAGCCAAAACCTATGCAGATAAAAGTGCTGTGGTGGGTATGCCGTTGACCTCCGACATCCGGCTGATCCTGGTGGATGACGTCATTACCTCGGGCAAAGCCATCCGGGAATCCCTGGAAATTTTAAAAGGCTGCAACGATCCCAAGGTTTGCGGCATCATCATCAGTGTAAACCGCCAGGAAAAGGGTAAAACAGACAAAAATGCCCTGGCAGAGGTGGCAGATACCCTTGGCATTCCCATTTTCGCCATTGTTACCATACGGGAGATCATTGATTTTCTGCATAACCGGGAAATCGCAGGCAAAATTGTACTGGATGACGCAATGAAAGCAAAGATTGAAACGTATCTGGAAACCTACGGCGCAGACCGTTGAAGCGGATAGTGCCTCTGGGTTAAGGTCCATGAAATAATAAAACCCTCCATATTATACTTG
This window of the uncultured Desulfobacter sp. genome carries:
- a CDS encoding 4Fe-4S dicluster domain-containing protein — encoded protein: MKTLKISRGFNLNVAEQPDLNCVHLDLPSSLGCCAGDIPHIRPKLLVKEGQRVKTGETLFTDKRDTTIQYVSPGTGLVEKIIYGDRRRLMEVVIAPESGDEYIEYDPVDLDGITEMPLDFLVAHLKKGGLWQGLRQFPALDFADPDHSPSMIIVAMDGNDLFSPRPDIILKDNISAFEAGMVILRRFSTRLEVVCRESSLESILKQGSLVADQITHAAPDIYPAWHPGAVLYQIKQEPSENSAWCIRLEHLVMMGRFLLTGRYPVQKVVTVTRPGEPQPHMRGRQGMPLYSLVESMLENSIVTSGRFNGRILDKDAHIGFFENTVNIIEAGPEEEMFGFVRPGLNKPTVSSTFLFSLFKRPAKMDCTLHGEARACINCSYCERICPNELMPSFIMKALNAGELEEALALGLMDCCKCGLCSFACPSKIELTQILSDAMDAYYKDK
- a CDS encoding NADH:ubiquinone reductase (Na(+)-transporting) subunit B, which translates into the protein MKNPLKKFFDDTKPLFTGDGKYKKYEPVWDATKTFFFLPSEKVRAMPFVRDHLDLKRYMSIVILALLPVTFFGIYNTGYQAGIGAGESWPAIQCLFVGAWYVLPIIIVSYAVGFAWEFLFAVMRGHKISEGLLVTGLLFPLTLPPTIPLWQVALGISFGVVIGKEVFGGTGRNILNPALTGRAFLFFSYPVSMSGDVWVAGKNLVDGVTGATALSVTGTGGQPITAALSNAGYSLGQLFTGLVPGSVGETSALCCLIGAAILMVTRIANYRIVIGGIAGLVITSLIVYLIPGGQNTWSNAGPFYHLCAGGFLFGIIFMATDPVSAPGTNPGRWIFGAAIGFLTVILRVGNPAFMEGVMLAILFMNVFAPLLDHLVLKYKSSKRIPNV
- a CDS encoding FMN-binding protein; this translates as MFEKNSKAHVILFALVLSVLCSLLITAAATGLKSKQQENMALDKKVNLLRAAGLVDVGQKPGKEKINALYDQRIEEVVVDSQGKIMETENPEGMHLYFIHGKGTGKSHDLKDISGYIVPINTRGLWGKIQGYLAFENDGQTVSGFSVFSHSETPGLGGEIESAWFQKNFKGKKILNSQDKFVSIGIAKGKAGDLPKDEQENFVDGISGATLTGRYLSEGIKNTLMKYEGVSVTFRQKQLKAKAGDSAHE
- a CDS encoding NADH:ubiquinone reductase (Na(+)-transporting) subunit D, with protein sequence MKLKSKSEYQEILIKGMWSQNPVAYQVLGICSALAVTVKMSTAVVMALALTVVTACSSMIISSMRKIIPSNIRIIVELAIISTLVIVTDQVLKAYFYDISKQLSIFVGLIITNCIVLGRAEAFALANDPIDSFVDGIANGLGYGLILVVVAFIRELLGSGKFLGFQVVPGFVYDLGFQNMGLMVLAPGAFFVIGLLVWLKNSLPGISSQKK
- the nqrE gene encoding NADH:ubiquinone reductase (Na(+)-transporting) subunit E — its product is MGDLFSLFINSVFIGNILLAYFLGMCSFIAVSKNVDTAAGLGFAVIFVLSVTSPVNWIIYHGFLAPGALSWLGFPDLDLSFLKFITFIAVIAALVQAVEMVIDRYSPELYATLGVFLPLIAVNCAILGTSLFMVERNYTFIESIVFGAGSGTGWMLAIVTMAAIRKKARYSDVPDGLQGFGFTMIIAGLMAMTFMMFSGITL
- the nqrF gene encoding NADH:ubiquinone reductase (Na(+)-transporting) subunit F, whose protein sequence is MIYLISIIVFTVVIGILVMVLLFVEAKVTTKGEHMVTINGKADEALKISGNPTLLSALSSEEIFLPSACGGSGSCGMCRCKVLEGGGSVLPTELSHLSRKEKTEGVRLSCQLKVKEDLSIEVPESIFGIKKVDAEVVSNQNVATFIKELVLRPSEPFDFKAGAYIQIDVPEYELDFKDFHIASKYVSEWKKYNLLDLTSKGIKPGFRAYSLANPPHDKDILMLNVRIATPPPGTEGIPPGFGSSYVFGLEPGDKVMVSGPYGDFMARDTDREMCFIGGGAGMAPLRSHILHQLDGINSGRKISFWYGARSIKEMFYDEDFKELVEKYPNFSYHVALSAPDPEDNWTGRTGFINSYLVETYLSTHEDPAEIEYYLCGPPPMIDSVIDSLYEMGVEDDMIFYDKF
- a CDS encoding dihydroorotate dehydrogenase, with product MQTSFLGKALCTPLVLASGVLGNNKAILERIWENGCGLPTMKSIGPAPREGHKNPTVIDLGNGMINAVGLPSPGYLNMEEEWQELSERAFPVNASIYGGSVDEFVRVAEFVSAKGPDFIELNISCPNSDQHGMIFGVNAKSSHDVVAAVKKVIDVPLIAKLTPAAPDIAAIAKACEDAGADAICAINTAGPGMVIDIESRQPVLAFKKGGLSGPMIKPIAVRCVYDIFRSVSIPIIGLGGISTGKDALEIIMAGATLVGIGTAVRYRGITVFDKVNKEIDQWLAAHDTTMEEIRGAAHREAL
- a CDS encoding dihydroorotate dehydrogenase electron transfer subunit, with amino-acid sequence MITQLLPAMVEVADKEVHSPEFATLYIDESIDFKPGQFVMVWIPGVDEKPYTISHYSPNRFGITVEAKGLFSKKAVSLGPGDKIGIRGPFGNGFNMGIGHKRVAVVAGGCGMAPLAPLVEAFQIDDGPEVVLIQGARSKSFLLYPDRFAAKAEICTDDGSKGYKGFVTDILEQKINELSNVSTPVFDMVYACGPEIMMAKVFEICEAHGIPCQVSLERYMRCGFGVCGACVCGHAVVCKDGPVFGSKMLRTMADFNTRALLKTGKPVPLNEYATWRCQ
- the pyrE gene encoding orotate phosphoribosyltransferase — protein: MNYKEEFIEFLVECNALKFGEFELKSGRIAPYFINTGMFDTGSKIQKLGTYYAKAINAHFKEDFHGIYGPAYKGIPLCITAACALADMGIDKGYVFNRKEAKTYADKSAVVGMPLTSDIRLILVDDVITSGKAIRESLEILKGCNDPKVCGIIISVNRQEKGKTDKNALAEVADTLGIPIFAIVTIREIIDFLHNREIAGKIVLDDAMKAKIETYLETYGADR